A region of the Apium graveolens cultivar Ventura chromosome 6, ASM990537v1, whole genome shotgun sequence genome:
CGGCTTCCGCTGGGTTCAGACTCTGCCCGCTTCCTCTTCCTGGTTCCGTCCGGTCCTTCATATTCCTGATCCTTCTCAAGGTCTTCGAGCATTATGATTCAGGCGGTTTTCTGATCGCCCCTCATTTCTCCTACCCCTTTTTCAATGAGGAACTTGAGTTTAAGGTGGGGTATAGACTTCACTGCTTCAAAGGTCGATAAGAAGGGCCTGCCAAATATTGCATTATACGGGCTTTCGATCCGAACTACATAGAACTTCACCAGCTTTTCGACGGTATATGGCAACTTGCCTAGGAGGACCGGTAGAGTAATCGTTCCTTCGAACTGAATGGGATGCCCTCTGATGGCATAAAGGGGAGCCTCGTTGCAGGGCTCTAGTTGCTCTCTAGCCAAGTTCATCTTGCAGTAGGTTTTGTGGAACATTATATTGGCCGAGCTGCCTGTATCCACCATCACTTTCCATATCTTATTTTGCCCGATGATGGGATTGATGATTAGGGGGTCCTCGTGCGGGCGAATGACATCCTCGTAATCTTCAGTGCTGAAGGTCATGGGCATGTGGGGCTTTGCCTATCCGAATTGATACAGATTGTACACCTGTCgggcatacttcttctttgctgTCTTACTATCCTTATCGAGGATGCTTCCCCCATATATAGTTTTTACTTCGCCCCTTATCTTGTCCCTTCGCTCTGGGTCATCGGCCACTACCTCCTCCTCTTGGTTCTCCTTCGGCCCCAACTTATCTCTCAGATCTCGGACGAACTGATTAAGCTCGCCGTCTTTGATCATACGCTCAATGAGCTTTTTGAGGTGATAACACTCATCGGTGTTATGCCCCTTGTCCATGTGATAGTCGTAATACTTATCGGGATTTTTCTTGTGGTTCGGGACCTTCATCTTGGCGGGGCGAACAAATCCTGGCTTGCCCTTGATCtcatggagaatcttggagatCGGCGCATTCAAAGGGGTGAATACGGCCGAATCTCTATCTCGACGCCTTTCGGCCCCACGATCCGTTTctttcctttcttctttcctGCTATCCCTTCGGTCAGATCCTGATCTTGAGCCCTCATATCTGTCGGCTCGCTTTGATCGGTCGTCTCTTCTTGAATCTTTATACCCCCCAATACTTTCCATCTTTCGGCGAATATTCTCGCCTCTTACATATATATCATTCAGGTATTTCGGGGGAAAATCGTAAAGAGATGAGCGAAGCTTTTTACCTTTATAGGGGTCCAGCCCCGCCGTTAGGAAGCCCATTGCTTTGATTTTGTCCAGGTTAGTAACCATCCCCGCTTCTTCCTTGAACCGAGCGAGATAATCCCCCAGCTCTTCATTCGCCTTCTGTCTGCAGTGGACCAGGGCTTCAGTATCCTTCGTCTTTCAGCATAAGTGCGAGTAGTACTTCAAGAACTTCCTCTTCAACTGCTCGTAGGAACCGATGGATAGGGGTTTTACGGACTTGTACCACATCGACGCAGACcctttgagataagtcctgaACATTTTGCACAACATAATATCATTGTGGCCCATCCCAACCATCAGGAGTTCATATTTTTCACAGTGGTCCTCGGGGTCTCCTTTCCTAATGAACTCGCTCATCATAGGGAATTGTCTCTCTTCGCCCGGGGGGCGGTATAGCTCGATTTCTTGTGTCACAACGGGTTCTCGATCGGGCCTTCTATCACCGAACAGGGCCTTCTCTAGGCGGTTGAGCCTGAGGCGGGATCCATCGGGCTCTTCATCTGAATCAGAAGAAA
Encoded here:
- the LOC141664680 gene encoding uncharacterized protein LOC141664680 produces the protein MTFSTEDYEDVIRPHEDPLIINPIIGQNKIWKVMVDTGSSANIMFHKTYCKMNLAREQLEPCNEAPLYAIRGHPIQFEGTITLPVLLGKLPYTVEKLVKFYVVRIESPYNAIFGRPFLSTFEAVKSIPHLKLKFLIEKGVGEMRGDQKTA